ACTATAAACTCGTATAACGTTCTCCTTCAAAACAGGTTCTGTATCCTGAATAAACGTGTTTCCAACACTTTCATGAGGCACAACTTCATGAGGATAAACACCTGCACTGGTCCTCAATAATAGCTCGCTTGTCACTTTTTCCTGTTCCTCCACTTTCAGTTGGCCTTGAAACatattgttttcttccttttcacaGATGGTAAGATGATGTGTCTGTTCTTCTTCAGTGCCACTGTCAATAACAGTAGTAATGCCCTCAGATTCACCATCATTCAAACTTTGAGTTGCGTCAACACTTACCTCCTCTCCAGAATGCTTATTTTTTCTCATGGCATGTATTATCTTGTGTGTTTCTAAattatgcatatatgaaaattttaagccACAAACTGCACAAGTAAATGGTCTACCTTTGGAGGGTGACTTTGAATGGGTTCTCATGTGTCTTTTCTGGTCACTCTTCTGGATAAATTTTTTGCCACATATATTACAATCAAACGGCCGCTCACCTGTGTGAAGCATTGTATGTGCTTTTAGATGGCTGTTTTCTTTGAACTTTTTATCACAGTGATTACAACTAAAGGCTCGTTTATCAGAATGTACTAGCATATGTCTTTTCAACAtgtattttcttacaaaaatctTTCCACAAACATTACATGTGTTCACAGGTTCAACTAAATGATCCCCAACACTGACCTCTGCATCTTCTGTTTGACTTTCACCACCATGCTCAACATGGGCCCTGTAGTGAGTGTGCAAATGACTGCTATGTTTGAAGCTTTTGTTACACACATTACAACTGTATGGCCTTTGACGTGTGTGGCTCCGCATGTGAACTTTGAGAAGGCTATTTTGAGTAAAGTCTTTACTGCATAGGGTACACTTAAAAGGACGTTCCCCTGTGTGATTTCTCATATGAATTTTCAAGTTAGTGCTTGTTGTATATTCTTTTCCACACACCTGGCATTCAAAAGGCTTCTTGCCTTCTAATTCAATCCGTGCTCTTTCACTGAATGTTAATGGTACAGTTATAGATGATTCATTGGATGGTGAGGGCATTTGACCTTCCAAATCCACAGCTTCAATGTTGTGGATAATGTCTTGAAGGtcatcatctcccatcaactcatgTGCAGTGATACCTTCAATGGATTCTTGAGAGTAAGGATTCTCTTCTTGGTTTACATGGACAAACTGATGGGAATCAAGAGCGCTCTTTGAGTTAAACACTGCATTACACAAAGTACACGTATAAACTGTCTGCCCTGTATGGCAATTCATGTGCCGagtgtaattacatttatatttgaacTTCTTACCACAAATATCACAAGAATAGGGATAATTAAGTGAATGTAAGATCATGTGCGACTTCAAGTTAGATTGAGAACGAAAGTCTTTGCCACAATCATCACAGTGAAAGGGTTTCTCTCCTGAGTGGATGATTAAGTGTTTCTTCAAGTTATCTGCCTTCCGAAACTCCTTGCCACATATAAAGCATTCAAACAGTTGGATGCCTTGATGAACCAACATATGTCTCTTTAATCTATTCTGATTCCTAAACTCTTTGCCACATTCAGAGCAGTAACACACTACCTCATTATCATGAGCAATTTTatgcaaaacataatttttagAGTACTTGAAGACTTTATCACAAATTGTGCATTTAAATGGCTTTTCATGGCTATGTGTTACCATGTGAGATTTCAAAAGGTTATTGTTTTTGAATCTTTTGGGACACAGATGACAACCAAATTCCCGCTCACCAGTGTGACACTTCAAGTGTTCTTTAAGGTAACAAAGCTGTGTGAATGACTGCTGGCAAATCTCACAAACATATGGCCGATAACCAGTATGACGCTTAATGTGCTTTTTGAGGTTACTATTTTGATTGaactctctctcacaaacagtaCATTTAAATGGCTTCTCACCTGTATGGATAAGAACGTGGGCATTGAGATGGCCACGAGCACGAAATGATTTCTCACACAAGCTGCACTTATATGGTCTTGTGCCATTGTGAATAGCCATATGCTTTTTCAGGTTGTCACACCTTCTAAATGACTTACCACACATGCCACACACATAAACTTTTTCTCCAGCACTTTCTATAACCTCCATTTTTCATGTCAATtgctaatatatacataaaaacaaaagcaacaattacaaaaatattctttcaccATATAAATATGACTGACCAGCTgccataattttgtttaaattttaatgaattttcaagTGAAGTTACcacattaataaatgaaatgatatttctaaataatcctaataatatcctaattgaattttgtatataatattattctgAGGGTTAGCAATTATACTCATATATCATTAACTATTAATCCAAACAGTGTATTCACAGTTCAAACTTTAAAAAtctatacacaaaaaatataaaaaattacaaaaggtgAACAGCAAAGCAATTTACTTCAATACACAATGATAATAAAGCACATGTCAAAACGCTAAAAATTTCccaaatatttgtttacattaacgaagaataattttgaaaattgccATTTCATCAAAACCTGCCTCTCACAAAATAACTTCTTAGTAATACTGTACCTGAATTAACAGGTTAGTTtcttaaatgaacaaaaagattAATCTAGCATAATTTCATATAACCCATATACATTTTGTTCAAGCATTGCATCTATTCTGAAACAAGAAACTTTCACTTTTTCAAGGGCTGCATCCATATCCTCTGGAGGTTTCATCTTGAAACTTCATACCTTACATAGCAGATGACAGCCTGCCTCAGCTTGCCTTTCATCCACAACATATTTAAAGGCCATTCATCTTGAATTTCTCTGTACATCAGATCTGAAAAaacctgaaaggaaaaaatgaatttagtattcttttccataaaaatttgCATGTTCCTTATAAACTTTTCAGTATAAcatttaccattatcatttataaaacaaCCATAATTATGTGAAACATTTTTTCTAGTAAATTTACAAGATTATTTTTGCCGTCATCAGTTTTCTTTAAGTAAGATATTCCTATCACATGATTAGACAcgaaatgagttctctccactctTCTATGCTTAGCACTCTTTACCTTAATTCTTTTCTGGTTCAGGTCGACATCTATGGCCTCTCTTCATAGGCTAGCTTTCTGAAATTCCTACATGCCTCCCTCCCAATACCTCAGTATCTACTTTTCTGAATAATTGCTCTTCACCCCATCTCACCTCCTGAGACCTCAATCTACTTTTCATCCTCTGAACACTTGCTTTACGGTAACATGATCCACAATTTTCCATAAAATCTGCCTTAAATTCCTTTTCAAAGATTCCAGCTCATATTTAAAATGATCTCAGCATTCCCAGTTTCCATTTTTCAACATACACACATTGCAGACTCAGACCCAATTCATTTTTTGGGTAACAGGCAGGgtagggagacaggggtaggTCTTGGTAATTTTGCCTCCCAGCAAAAACTGCTTccgatattcagtgttacttgtgGGGTCCAGGGGGAGCGCAAAGACACCCTGGCCAGGTCAATGTGTGGCACCCTAAGTctggttaggaaggtaaggtaaGTTCTGACTAGGTCAGGGTATGTTCTAAGGAAGATTTGGTTAAAGTTGTTTTGGTTGGGTCATAGCAGTGCCAGACCACGTATCCAAACAGAAATAGTGTTCCACCAGTCTGTTTCCAATATTCTGTGTTACTTGGGGGGTTTGGGGACCCCTCCCCACCCAGCTCAGGGCATGGCACCTTAAGTCAGGTTAGGGTCAGGTTAAGTCAGGACATAGCATTCTGGGGAAAGGTTAGGTTTGCAATACTTTCACGGTCGGATTTCTCATGCCTACCCGTCTCCCTACTCTGTACCCACTCTTCATGTAACAGGATAAACAGCAAGAGCTAGTTATTTACACCTGACCACCACCACTAATTACTGACCAATGGCATTTTTCAATTTGGTGTTAATTGTTCATTAAAAAGTAATCACGTCATTATGCTGACGAGCCTCCCCGCGACCAGGCTACCTTTCTTTACCTCTATCCTTGGCCTTACTGCAATCAAGGTTTAGAATTACGGTAGAAGATTCTTTAGAATTTAGCAACATACTTCAATTTGATTGACGGTACAACCGTCGACAATAGATAATGTCCTGTGGGCAACTGGCAGCCAAAAACACTCATCATCTTTTGGGGTACCTAACCAACAGACTTAAATTAGTGAAGTCTAATCATATATCACACATAAATAGTAAAGGTTAACTATAATTAAGCTACAATTTTTCTCAAATAATCGTACAATACAATATTCACCTTGAAATCATTCAGAAAATTACTCCCGGAGGATACCTATCGTGAACAGCAGTAGTCACAGTTGTCTCGAGAAACCAGTAAACACATCGTCTTCTATCAGCGAgtgtttgtttacataaacaatTGATGAATAAACGATTTTAACAAAGTTAGTTTTTATTTGCAAGAGGACACtctagtaaaaacaaaaactgcaatATGTACTTATTAATAGCTTATACTTAATGTGGGAGTAAATTTCAAAATTGTGACCAGTTAAATGAGAATtggatatatttatgaaaactgaTCAATTGAACAATAGAAGACACTGTATTCCTCTCCGAGGTTTTTTCATAGACTCGTGTACTTTAGAGATGTTAAAATCCAGCTTGCAAGACATTAGTCTTCCATTTTGCAACAAAGGAGCTTTTTTAAATAGCAATGTCATTTTAGCGAAGAGCTACAGTACTTTACCACACAATTACCACAGGCTTGGTGAGAATCATTCCCTTTCTAGAAGtggtaacataataataataataataataataataataataataataataataataataataataataatgataataataataataataataataataataataataataataatacacaaatttTTAGAATTGATGAAGCATCACTGATaacttcaagtgtaaaaatttgaTTAACATTTAGTGTTTTAGCAATGTTTTAGTCTTTGAATCAGGTTTAGGGTACAGCCGTAATTTTTCCTCTACCTTACGTATTATGAAAATCTTGATGGTAACAAAATATAGGGAACGTAGCAATCCCCAGACCGAGGTGCATTAGGCTGAAGCAATCTGTCCATCAGTTTTAAATAACAAGAGTGCATTTTTTTCCTTCTGGCGAGGGACCATCGCATTGGCACAGAAGATACGCAGGAGTTTTCGTTCCCTAGTAAGATCCTACACCACCACCAATTCAGAAACCCCAATTATGCCTAtgtcattcttccaccatccatatcaaTAAGCATTGTTCCATTGTTTCatgtttttggttttaatttaccctcataaccttccTTTTGGTCACATGTGtcataagaagaataaaagaagggTACAGACGTGCGGAATCACATTGAAGAGATAAAAAGGCTAGTGTAGCTGAAAGGATAGACCATGGTGTATTAGGAAAAGTTAGGAAGAAGGGAATGAAGGTTTGGAAAATGCCATACAGTTGGTGGGAGGAGGTATAGCATTGGAATGTCTCGAGACtccatgcagtatatatacatgtaggaGGTCAGCGCCTGCCCTAACtgcctatgagcctacagaggcacAGGAGGACTAACTTTTTAGCtaatagctaatatatatatatatatatatatatatatatatatatatatatatatatagtccgtaTATATACGAAATTATTAAGCGACACAGAACGAGCAGCCTCAGGTTTTTTAAAGTTCACGTTTCTTGTGATATTGATTTTCTTAGGAAATAGCGCAGTCTGCCATCAAATCAGCATTTGAATTCAAACCTGATGAACCGTAAATGGACAAAATATTACAAGTGACCCTATGGGAAATAACATGATCCGGAATTATTTCAAGCGTATCATCCAAACCTGCGCATTGCAGTGGTGCGTCGTGGCCGTGTCCGAGTCGCagccatgaagaagaagaagcatttctattttcttcacaaaagtGTAAACATTTCGCCCACGGCCAGTCGTCCAACCCTGTGATAACCCTTTCCTTCGACGTTAAGTTACGTTTTCAGGTAAATGTAAGATTGTTacggccttagtagttttgactTAGTGGATGATGAGTTTGGTACTTtcttaaataatcttttatgcTGGTAGCTAAGGCCTGATATCCTAGAATAATCCGACACTAGCGAATTGTTTTCCTATTAATAGGGCAAGGTTGCGTGAAAATTTGGATTGACATCAGAAATCAACCTGACTTGACATCAGAATTCAGCCAATCATGcataattatttacagaatattGGCCAGATAAATTGTGGAGAATGGAGGAACAGTGACAGATTAGGCTACCTATTGTTACTGTTGCTATAAGGTTTAGGTTAACTGTCAGTAACATTAGTATAAGGAAAAGCTGGTGATACGATGAATCACATTCTTTGCTGCTAGGACTATGTCTGGTTCTAGACCTCCATAATGGGCCATTGCAAATTTTGCCTGCCAGTTGTAAGTTAGTCCAAGGCTAACTAAAATGCACTTTTATTTCTTGATCTAAACAGATAACTCAACATAGCCTGTTgatcatttttcgtttttatttttgctttggagCCTCTGCAGAACATGGAGTATAGGCTAGCTTAGGCTAGATTAGTCAGCTTAAGCAATATTCCCTCTCCCCCTAAAAATGAAACTGCTAATAGGCTTAGGCTAAGTGCATTGTGTGTAGGCTTAGGCATGTGAAGAAAAATAGgcctaaaagtaaaaattcagtaaatagCAGTGAGGCTCAATTAACTGTGTCTACCTAGCCTACTATCTACACTGGCTAGCTGATCACCATCAAAAAATGTGCCTGACAGTGGATTCCATTTGGTAAAGAACATAAGCCAGTGGCAGGATTGGTATTTTTTCATAACAGGCTCCCGAGTGTGCTTGAAGACTCATGGTCTTGCCCTGGTCACTTAAACACGTGAAATTTTCTGGAACTAGTCTAAAAACAACCCAAAatcacctcattttttttttaattgctggaTACTTTGAGAAAGTAATTGAGAGCCATTGAAGAATGATCTATACCTGGGTGATAGTTTTTTCATCTCAGCTCATTTCCCCACCATCAAAAAGCATGGGACTCACATGTGTCGGTGCACTTGCTTTCCTATGTAAGAtacacttttttttcattgtaaatggtACATAGTCTAATGAAATTTCTCAACAACCTCccctttgtaaaatatttaatgaacttGTAACTGCTTGTGGAAAATACCAATAAATCTTGCATTGAAAtgcaatttaaaatgaaatttgtccCAAGTTGTAGAAGATGCCTCTAAATTTTAAATGATCAGAGGTTAGCATTGGGGTTCATTGGAGCAGAAATGCTGCTATTGATTAATAATTAGAACATGGTCATAATTGGTTGACCCAGTTACTTGCacatcagttattggttaattttagACAGGCTGTGACTTGGAGTATGAGCTTTCATCACCACACATGCGCAGAACCTTTGATGCATATTTAGATGGGTAGGCAGGACTGTTGTGTGATATTGATTCTATAATATTTTCAGAGTATTCAGATATGGTATAGGTTATACTGCCTTGTCTGCAGACTGCCTTTTGTTGCATTTCATATTCATCTTCTTGGATAGCCTTTATTTGCTCTGTTCGACACACTTGGTCTATTTATTTGCTCCATTAGAAAGGTCTGTTTGTTTATTAGAGTTTATagttttttagaattttgatCTGCAGTATGATTCCTAACCTTAGcatattatttggtattttttcatatccaaaatttagcattttttaatttatttcctggTTCCTTCTTAAATTTCCATCTTGGCCCCCTTAGgtggagtagtgccatcagtgcacctcactcagtgcactgtaggcatcacttaaggttttttgcaacttcccttctgtccctagctgaaacccttttcattccttttactgtaccttcattcatattctctctcttccatcttgttatccatccacttctaacaattatttcatactgcaactgcaaggtttttcgcccgttacatctttcaaacccaTCTGCTCTCAAAtcccatttcagcactgaatgacctcataggcctcaggacttggcctttagcctaaattctacactcTGTTCCATCATCTtggataatataatttttttaatttcttcattccaTTAACCCTTCTACTCTGGCTGTGACCCATATTGTTAAAAGGTTAATTAGGACCAAATCCCGGCCATGACCCCGGCGTCCTGGCTACTGTTGTACTTGGTTGTTATTGACATCCTTCGAGAGTTTCTTAATTCTATCATATTGGGGTGATTTTTCCCCACCAGTCTTGCCGTATTGGAAATATTAATCTATATTCATCTTTCCTTATACATTATATGTAGCATGTGTAACTTTAGGTCTCTTGAATATTTGGGTATCATGCTGTTCGTTAGTTTattgattcttttatttatttttcagactgTGTTGGGTATCTGTAATAATATTCAACACCACCCCTAAATTTATGATTGTTCTCCATGATTTAATTTATAGGCATTTTGAAATCTCTACACTCACTTAAGCATTGCACTGAGcacttttacaaaatataagtttatcagtacattttttcttcttatgttaAAAGTTCTGGCATTTGTGTTTGCATATCTATCATAAACTTTgcaacatttactgcatatacaatttggtttttcatattcctattttctatctgttgt
This genomic stretch from Macrobrachium rosenbergii isolate ZJJX-2024 chromosome 6, ASM4041242v1, whole genome shotgun sequence harbors:
- the LOC136839174 gene encoding zinc finger protein 721-like; the encoded protein is MEVIESAGEKVYVCGMCGKSFRRCDNLKKHMAIHNGTRPYKCSLCEKSFRARGHLNAHVLIHTGEKPFKCTVCEREFNQNSNLKKHIKRHTGYRPYVCEICQQSFTQLCYLKEHLKCHTGEREFGCHLCPKRFKNNNLLKSHMVTHSHEKPFKCTICDKVFKYSKNYVLHKIAHDNEVVCYCSECGKEFRNQNRLKRHMLVHQGIQLFECFICGKEFRKADNLKKHLIIHSGEKPFHCDDCGKDFRSQSNLKSHMILHSLNYPYSCDICGKKFKYKCNYTRHMNCHTGQTVYTCTLCNAVFNSKSALDSHQFVHVNQEENPYSQESIEGITAHELMGDDDLQDIIHNIEAVDLEGQMPSPSNESSITVPLTFSERARIELEGKKPFECQVCGKEYTTSTNLKIHMRNHTGERPFKCTLCSKDFTQNSLLKVHMRSHTRQRPYSCNVCNKSFKHSSHLHTHYRAHVEHGGESQTEDAEVSVGDHLVEPVNTCNVCGKIFVRKYMLKRHMLVHSDKRAFSCNHCDKKFKENSHLKAHTMLHTGERPFDCNICGKKFIQKSDQKRHMRTHSKSPSKGRPFTCAVCGLKFSYMHNLETHKIIHAMRKNKHSGEEVSVDATQSLNDGESEGITTVIDSGTEEEQTHHLTICEKEENNMFQGQLKVEEQEKVTSELLLRTSAGVYPHEVVPHESVGNTFIQDTEPVLKENVIRVYSNQTSNLQNEPSDVYPKKSDLDENDEPTNMNCYEGALCRIQIDTQVAGKGSGDSVQYDSKDIHEQQEQNTISPKTIKCSSYSETNYISKGPAIYECLVCGRIYRSFYTLRRHMILHSGLHSMMKTKVGKCPTCGKKFSRISNLKRHMTVHTGERPFTCNLCSKKFKEKGHLKTHILLVHSNERPYQCNICGKRLALRSDHKRHVRSHRGDKPFCCILCGSKFTTKRNLESHKIIHAMKKNKYNDRIKNEIVSHTITDSGQEFSVKYEPGVADFVESEKVVLIHNEVIEDDRVRIQTYTGTFSKPVDRCKEIRSEGIPEIEYQVKPILRFYSGNQSRHVEQIDQERIPNTGYGRTNMQDCGEPVMHYPVEDEFPLKGIEPITEVQIGKITVQAIPYELAKERNRLNQSGRNFKCSVCCKMFLTNHNLKIHMRIHTGERPFKCTICSKDFNQKSNLKIHMNTHKAKK